The following coding sequences are from one Luteimonas sp. S4-F44 window:
- a CDS encoding YihY family inner membrane protein: MEPLDTLSRWSERVTDRARALSFARFLWRRFLDDRLFEAAGALAFTTVFALVPLSMVVFGVLTAFPAFGQWRDQLSDYIFSNFVPSSARAVEAVLLQLSANTGQLTTIGVVALVISVLVTLLSVEGTFNRIWRVKSARPTVGRFLVYWTVLTLGALIATASLAVSARFFALEIFSTDSGRWLRGAMLWAAPMLIELVAFATIFRVVPHRTVQWRHAFAGAALSVLLSELVKWGIGLYLGSFSAYEKIYGQIAFLPIFLLWVYLGWVAILLGASFASSISAFRYQPAHLRLPRGYELYGLLRMLGRFAEARPAGRGLQSDEIQALEPMLTDTLVQQMLAQLEEIQLLRRAETGEWLLARDLEGLSLAELYEACHLRIPIEEALLPCRDDRLGVAASAALDDLRVPLRDLLKRRVANVYAPPETSA, from the coding sequence ATGGAACCGCTCGATACCCTGAGCCGCTGGAGCGAGCGCGTCACCGACCGCGCACGGGCGCTGTCGTTCGCGCGTTTTCTGTGGCGGCGCTTTCTCGACGACCGCCTGTTCGAGGCCGCTGGCGCGCTGGCGTTCACGACCGTGTTCGCGCTGGTGCCGCTGTCGATGGTCGTGTTCGGTGTGCTGACCGCGTTCCCCGCATTCGGCCAATGGCGCGACCAGCTCAGCGACTACATCTTCTCCAACTTCGTGCCCAGCAGCGCCCGCGCCGTGGAAGCGGTGCTGCTGCAGCTGTCGGCCAACACCGGCCAGCTGACGACCATCGGCGTCGTGGCACTGGTGATCTCGGTGCTGGTCACCCTGCTCAGCGTCGAGGGCACCTTCAACCGGATCTGGCGGGTGAAGTCGGCGCGGCCGACGGTCGGCCGTTTCCTGGTGTACTGGACCGTGCTCACACTCGGCGCGCTGATCGCGACCGCGAGCCTGGCGGTGTCGGCGCGGTTCTTCGCGCTGGAGATCTTCAGCACCGATTCGGGGCGCTGGCTGCGCGGCGCGATGCTGTGGGCGGCGCCGATGCTGATCGAACTGGTCGCGTTCGCGACGATCTTCCGGGTCGTCCCGCATCGCACCGTGCAATGGCGGCACGCGTTTGCCGGCGCCGCGCTGTCGGTGCTGCTGTCGGAACTGGTGAAGTGGGGCATCGGCCTGTATCTGGGCAGCTTCAGCGCCTACGAGAAGATCTACGGCCAGATCGCGTTTCTGCCGATCTTCCTGCTGTGGGTGTACCTGGGCTGGGTCGCGATCCTGCTCGGGGCCTCGTTCGCCTCCTCGATCTCGGCCTTCCGGTACCAGCCGGCGCACCTGCGCCTGCCGCGCGGCTATGAGCTCTACGGTCTGCTGCGCATGCTCGGCCGCTTCGCCGAGGCGCGACCGGCCGGACGCGGCCTGCAAAGCGACGAGATCCAGGCGCTGGAGCCGATGCTGACCGACACGCTGGTCCAGCAGATGCTCGCGCAATTGGAGGAGATCCAACTGCTGCGCCGTGCCGAGACCGGCGAGTGGCTGCTGGCCCGCGATCTGGAGGGCCTGAGCCTGGCCGAGCTCTACGAAGCCTGCCATCTGCGCATCCCGATCGAGGAAGCGCTTCTGCCGTGCCGTGACGACCGCCTGGGCGTCGCCGCGTCGGCCGCCCTCGACGATCTGCGCGTGCCCCTGCGCGACCTGCTCAAGCGCCGGGTCGCCAACGTCTATGCCCCACCGGAGACTTCTGCATGA
- a CDS encoding TlpA disulfide reductase family protein has protein sequence MIRRLVPCLALAVALVACQRGEDAAAPVDDRATATPAGDTAPASSREHPALRVETIDGGTFDLADHRGQWVVVNFWATWCAPCLKEMPELSALDAMREHVQVVGLAYEDTTAEDLRTFLEARPVVYPIAIVDTFEPPADFETPKGLPMTYLIGPDGRVVEKILGPVTAARLEALIAQAGGPAAG, from the coding sequence ATGATCCGCCGCCTCGTTCCCTGCCTCGCCCTTGCCGTCGCCCTCGTCGCCTGTCAGCGCGGTGAGGACGCCGCCGCCCCGGTCGATGACCGCGCCACGGCCACACCTGCCGGCGACACGGCGCCGGCATCGTCGCGCGAGCATCCGGCGCTGCGGGTCGAGACGATCGACGGCGGCACCTTCGATCTGGCCGACCATCGTGGGCAATGGGTCGTCGTCAATTTCTGGGCCACCTGGTGCGCGCCGTGCCTGAAGGAGATGCCCGAGCTGTCCGCGCTCGATGCGATGCGCGAGCATGTGCAGGTGGTGGGGCTGGCCTACGAGGACACCACCGCCGAGGACCTGCGCACGTTCCTCGAGGCGCGTCCTGTGGTCTACCCGATCGCAATCGTCGACACCTTCGAGCCACCGGCCGATTTCGAGACGCCCAAGGGCCTGCCGATGACCTACCTCATCGGGCCCGACGGTCGGGTGGTCGAGAAGATCCTCGGACCGGTCACCGCGGCGCGCCTCGAGGCGTTGATCGCCCAGGCGGGCGGGCCCGCGG